A stretch of Crossiella cryophila DNA encodes these proteins:
- a CDS encoding cystathionine gamma-lyase, translated as MNEEWGDGTRCVHAGSVKPVLGQPLVSGPVFASVYHLQDGPAAPAALGNTYGRAENPTWEVLEEAIGALDGGRALVYPSGMAAIAGLLRATLRSGDTVIVPADGYYATRQLVREELGQFGVRMREIATPGPWTPEVFDGVRLVLVETPSNPLLDVCDLIALSDAAHERGAIVAVDNTTATPLGQRPLDLGADVVVASDTKALSGHSDLLLGHVSTNDPELYARLAKGRKLSGAIPGPFETWLAHRGLGTLDLRLARQAQNAEALATALRAHPAITDLRWPGLPGDPAHEIAKRQMTRFGGVLRFTLPDKETVARFIDASELVSATTSFGGLHTTADRRAQWGDAVPEGFVRLSAGCEDTADLVTDIVVALETAVR; from the coding sequence GTGAACGAGGAGTGGGGCGACGGCACCCGCTGCGTGCACGCCGGGAGCGTCAAACCCGTGCTGGGTCAGCCGTTGGTGTCCGGGCCGGTGTTCGCCTCGGTCTACCACCTGCAGGACGGCCCGGCCGCGCCGGCCGCGCTCGGCAACACCTACGGCCGCGCGGAGAACCCGACCTGGGAGGTCCTGGAGGAGGCCATCGGCGCGCTCGACGGCGGCCGCGCCCTGGTCTACCCCTCCGGCATGGCCGCCATCGCCGGACTGCTGCGCGCCACCCTGCGTTCCGGCGACACGGTGATCGTGCCCGCGGACGGCTACTACGCCACCCGGCAGCTCGTGCGCGAGGAGCTGGGGCAGTTCGGCGTGCGGATGCGGGAGATCGCCACCCCCGGCCCGTGGACCCCCGAGGTGTTCGACGGGGTGCGGCTGGTGCTGGTGGAAACCCCGTCCAACCCGCTGCTGGACGTCTGCGACCTGATCGCGCTCAGCGATGCCGCGCACGAGCGGGGCGCGATCGTGGCCGTGGACAACACCACCGCCACCCCGCTCGGCCAGCGCCCGCTGGACCTGGGCGCGGACGTGGTGGTGGCCAGCGACACCAAGGCGCTGTCCGGGCACAGCGATCTGTTGCTGGGCCACGTCTCCACCAACGATCCCGAGCTGTACGCCCGGCTCGCCAAGGGCCGCAAGCTCAGTGGGGCCATCCCCGGTCCGTTCGAGACCTGGCTGGCGCACCGCGGACTGGGCACCCTGGACCTCCGGCTGGCCCGGCAGGCGCAGAACGCCGAGGCGCTGGCCACCGCGTTGCGCGCGCACCCGGCCATCACCGACCTGCGCTGGCCGGGCCTGCCCGGCGATCCCGCGCACGAGATCGCCAAGCGGCAGATGACCCGGTTCGGCGGGGTTCTTCGGTTCACCCTGCCGGACAAGGAGACCGTGGCCCGGTTCATCGACGCCAGCGAACTGGTCTCGGCCACCACCAGCTTCGGCGGCCTGCACACCACCGCGGACCGGCGCGCCCAGTGGGGCGACGCCGTGCCCGAGGGGTTCGTGCGGCTGTCCGCGGGGTGTGAGGACACCGCGGATCTGGTCACCGACATCGTGGTGGCGCTGGAGACCGCGGTCCGCTGA
- a CDS encoding LVIVD repeat-containing protein, protein MKTLVVLTAALATALTGGGFAVAGPAPQAAPLSAAQSAAAELPELQAASANVEVVDRLPDTKGAISINYTTYRAGWRKKEVMFVSGEFGLKSYDVSNPDKPVFLDHLENAALALPGDDVTKRFWENEDVDVDHKRKLVFMARERSAFGRQVGGERPTGVYILDAKDPADLKLLSFAEMGTGHTTTCVNDCQYLWTAGYDGTPTTDPDLYKRSGKIFVTDIRDPRNPKTSATYVDLNRNQGKTHMTHDVQVDATGIAWVAGTGGTRGYRTSGWHFDPLTKRFREATANNPIPYAGGGVPTKDMPRAFSHNSIRPVGDRLDDGPRPSAKHPAGSLLLHTEEAFGSPTCADQGRFVISSLKGSGKGESWQATEQKPFHLETVSVWSPHDQEGTITDAGCSAHYFDIHDRVVAYSFYGQGTRFIDISDPAKPFQIAYYRPEAAVSFSPYWYKGRAYIADIARGVEIVKLTKGADEAREAGQEVVLKTSKPVDGAVLTTTNRSGRLPLAPDPDYGWACPMVLRRGGQGCTEGAASCC, encoded by the coding sequence ATGAAGACGCTGGTGGTGCTGACCGCCGCGCTGGCCACCGCGCTGACCGGGGGCGGTTTCGCCGTCGCCGGTCCGGCGCCGCAGGCCGCGCCGTTGTCCGCCGCGCAGTCCGCCGCCGCCGAACTGCCCGAACTGCAGGCCGCTTCCGCCAATGTCGAGGTGGTCGACCGGCTGCCCGACACCAAGGGCGCGATCTCGATCAACTACACCACCTACCGCGCAGGCTGGCGGAAGAAGGAGGTGATGTTCGTCAGTGGTGAGTTCGGCCTCAAGTCCTACGACGTGTCCAATCCGGACAAACCGGTGTTCCTGGATCACCTGGAGAACGCGGCGCTGGCACTGCCCGGCGACGATGTGACCAAGCGGTTCTGGGAGAACGAGGACGTCGACGTCGACCACAAGCGCAAGCTGGTCTTCATGGCCCGCGAGCGCAGCGCGTTCGGGCGCCAGGTCGGCGGGGAGCGGCCGACCGGCGTGTACATCCTGGACGCCAAGGACCCGGCCGACCTGAAGCTGCTCAGCTTCGCCGAGATGGGCACCGGGCACACCACCACCTGCGTCAACGACTGCCAGTACCTGTGGACCGCGGGTTACGACGGCACGCCGACGACCGACCCCGACCTGTACAAGCGGTCCGGGAAGATCTTCGTCACCGACATCCGGGACCCGCGCAACCCGAAGACCTCGGCCACCTACGTGGACCTCAACCGCAACCAGGGCAAGACGCACATGACCCACGACGTCCAGGTGGACGCCACGGGCATCGCCTGGGTCGCGGGCACCGGCGGCACCCGCGGCTACCGCACCTCCGGCTGGCACTTCGACCCGCTGACCAAGCGGTTCCGCGAGGCCACCGCGAACAACCCGATCCCGTACGCGGGCGGCGGCGTGCCCACCAAGGACATGCCCAGGGCGTTCAGCCACAACTCGATCCGCCCGGTCGGCGACCGGCTCGACGACGGTCCCAGGCCCTCGGCCAAGCACCCGGCCGGCAGTCTGCTGCTGCACACCGAGGAGGCATTCGGCTCGCCGACCTGCGCCGATCAGGGCCGGTTCGTGATCTCCTCGCTGAAGGGCTCTGGCAAGGGCGAGTCCTGGCAGGCCACCGAGCAGAAGCCGTTCCACCTGGAGACGGTCAGCGTGTGGAGCCCGCACGACCAGGAGGGCACCATCACCGACGCGGGCTGCTCGGCGCACTACTTCGACATCCACGACCGCGTGGTGGCCTACTCCTTCTACGGCCAGGGCACCCGGTTCATCGACATCAGCGACCCGGCCAAGCCGTTCCAGATCGCCTACTACCGGCCGGAGGCGGCGGTCTCCTTCTCGCCGTACTGGTACAAGGGCCGGGCCTACATCGCCGACATCGCCCGCGGGGTGGAGATCGTCAAGCTGACCAAGGGCGCGGACGAGGCGCGCGAGGCCGGCCAGGAGGTCGTGCTCAAGACCAGCAAGCCGGTCGACGGCGCGGTGCTGACCACCACCAACCGCTCCGGCAGGCTGCCGCTGGCACCGGACCCGGACTACGGCTGGGCCTGCCCGATGGTGCTCCGCCGCGGCGGCCAAGGCTGCACCGAAGGCGCCGCCAGCTGCTGCTGA
- a CDS encoding lysophospholipid acyltransferase family protein produces MAKKEKGGFWVGLAAAIFFPMTRILARRKFVGLEHIPFDRPVLVVANHISYLDPVYSAVFVRSARRVPRFLAKASLWKIPVLGQILKGSGQIPVHRGSVDARRSLQSGLEALGDGKVVVIYPEGTITRDPEVWPMHSHVGVGRLAVDHCVNGEAICVPMVHWNTHLVFDKYKKKLSLFPRKNVTIKAGPPLDLSRFQGREVDADLLREVTDHLMGEVRTLLAEVRQETAPTEFYTVRKKKDAEPGEAADKNATQKDGEQ; encoded by the coding sequence GTGGCCAAGAAGGAGAAGGGCGGCTTCTGGGTCGGGCTGGCCGCGGCGATCTTCTTCCCGATGACCAGGATCCTGGCCAGGCGGAAGTTCGTCGGACTCGAGCACATCCCGTTCGACCGGCCGGTACTGGTGGTCGCCAACCACATCTCCTACCTGGACCCGGTCTACAGCGCGGTGTTCGTGCGCAGCGCCCGCCGGGTGCCCCGGTTCCTGGCCAAGGCCAGCCTGTGGAAGATCCCGGTGCTCGGCCAGATCCTCAAGGGCTCCGGCCAGATCCCGGTGCACCGCGGCTCGGTGGACGCCCGGCGCAGCCTGCAGTCCGGCCTGGAGGCCCTCGGCGACGGCAAGGTCGTGGTGATCTACCCCGAGGGCACCATCACCAGGGACCCCGAGGTCTGGCCGATGCACTCGCACGTCGGCGTCGGGCGGCTGGCGGTGGACCACTGTGTCAACGGCGAGGCGATCTGCGTGCCGATGGTGCACTGGAACACCCACCTGGTCTTCGACAAGTACAAGAAGAAGCTGAGCCTGTTCCCCCGCAAGAACGTCACCATCAAGGCCGGGCCGCCGCTGGACCTGTCCCGGTTCCAGGGCCGTGAGGTGGACGCCGACCTGCTGCGCGAGGTCACCGATCACCTGATGGGCGAGGTGCGCACGCTGCTGGCCGAGGTGCGCCAGGAGACCGCGCCGACCGAGTTCTACACCGTGCGCAAGAAGAAGGACGCCGAGCCGGGCGAGGCCGCCGACAAGAACGCGACCCAGAAGGACGGCGAGCAGTGA
- a CDS encoding NAD(P)H-dependent glycerol-3-phosphate dehydrogenase, with protein MPQRIAVLGAGSWGTTFAKVLADAGRDVVLWARRPEVAAAITDRGENPDYLPGIPLPATLRSTVDPLAALDGAQAVVLAVPSQTLRENLAGWRPALPAGATLVSLAKGVELGTLKRMSEVVAEVAGVPAGQVAVVSGPNLAREIAAEQPTASVVACPDAERAVAFQRACFTNYFRSYTNTDVVGCELGGACKNVIALACGMAGGLGYGDNTMAALITRGLAETARLGVALGADPLTFSGLAGLGDLVATCASPLSRNRSFGDRLGRGETLVQAQEATNGQVAEGVKSCSSIRELAARHGVDMPITDGVYRVCHQGLEPLKMAAELLGRAQKDERQ; from the coding sequence ATGCCGCAGCGGATCGCGGTGCTGGGCGCCGGGTCCTGGGGCACCACCTTCGCCAAGGTGCTCGCCGACGCCGGCCGCGACGTGGTGCTGTGGGCCCGCCGCCCCGAGGTGGCCGCGGCCATCACCGACCGCGGTGAGAACCCCGACTACCTGCCGGGCATCCCGCTGCCCGCCACCCTGCGCTCCACAGTGGACCCGCTGGCCGCGCTGGACGGCGCGCAGGCGGTGGTGCTGGCCGTGCCCAGCCAGACCCTGCGGGAGAACCTGGCAGGCTGGCGGCCCGCGCTGCCCGCCGGCGCGACCCTGGTGAGCCTGGCCAAGGGCGTGGAACTGGGCACGCTCAAGCGGATGAGCGAGGTGGTGGCCGAGGTCGCCGGCGTCCCGGCCGGACAGGTCGCGGTGGTCTCCGGACCGAACCTGGCCCGCGAGATCGCCGCCGAGCAGCCCACCGCCAGCGTGGTGGCCTGCCCGGACGCCGAGCGCGCGGTGGCCTTCCAGCGCGCCTGCTTCACCAACTACTTCCGCTCCTACACCAACACCGACGTGGTGGGCTGCGAGCTGGGTGGCGCCTGCAAGAACGTGATCGCGCTGGCCTGCGGCATGGCAGGCGGACTCGGCTACGGCGACAACACGATGGCCGCGCTGATCACCCGCGGCCTGGCCGAGACCGCCCGGCTGGGCGTGGCCCTTGGCGCGGACCCGCTCACCTTCTCCGGTCTGGCCGGACTCGGTGACCTGGTCGCCACCTGTGCCTCGCCGTTGTCCCGCAACCGCTCCTTCGGCGACCGCCTTGGCCGCGGGGAGACCCTGGTGCAGGCCCAGGAGGCCACCAACGGGCAGGTCGCCGAGGGCGTGAAGTCCTGCTCGTCCATCCGCGAGCTGGCCGCCAGGCACGGCGTGGACATGCCGATCACCGACGGCGTGTACCGGGTGTGCCACCAGGGCCTGGAACCGTTGAAGATGGCGGCCGAGTTGCTGGGGCGGGCGCAGAAGGACGAACGCCAGTGA
- a CDS encoding type 1 glutamine amidotransferase domain-containing protein, producing MTKKILLVLSGADSLTLADGSAHPTGYWVEEAAASHRTFRAAGIEVDIATPGGVTPTADPGSKADQDELVAYLDSLGEELTKPLDLATVSLAGYDAIYLPGGHGPMTDLATDKHLAALLTEALAQDKVIGALCHGLAGLLSAGNAFAGRRLTVFTDAEERQALGENTPWWVESELRERGAVIEAGEPWSNTVVVDGKLVTGQNPQSTVDTAAAVVAKLV from the coding sequence ATGACGAAGAAGATCCTGCTGGTGCTCAGCGGCGCCGACTCGCTCACCCTGGCCGACGGCTCGGCCCACCCCACCGGCTACTGGGTCGAGGAGGCCGCCGCCTCGCACCGTACCTTCCGCGCGGCGGGCATCGAGGTGGACATCGCCACCCCCGGCGGCGTCACCCCGACCGCGGACCCGGGCAGCAAGGCGGACCAGGACGAGCTGGTCGCCTACCTGGACAGCCTCGGCGAGGAACTGACCAAGCCGCTGGACCTGGCCACGGTGTCCCTGGCCGGCTACGACGCGATCTACCTGCCCGGCGGCCACGGCCCGATGACCGACCTGGCCACCGACAAGCACCTGGCCGCGTTGCTGACCGAGGCACTGGCCCAGGACAAGGTGATCGGCGCGCTCTGCCACGGCCTGGCCGGACTGCTCAGCGCGGGCAACGCCTTCGCCGGGCGGCGGCTGACCGTGTTCACCGACGCCGAGGAACGCCAGGCCCTCGGCGAGAACACCCCGTGGTGGGTGGAGTCCGAGCTGCGCGAGCGCGGCGCGGTGATCGAGGCGGGCGAGCCGTGGAGCAACACCGTTGTGGTGGACGGGAAACTGGTCACCGGACAGAACCCGCAGTCCACTGTGGACACCGCTGCGGCCGTCGTGGCCAAGCTGGTCTGA
- the cofC gene encoding 2-phospho-L-lactate guanylyltransferase — protein sequence MSNRVDLVVPVKVLLRAKSRLLGAADGGAGDRTAHERLALALVTDTMTAARAARGVRRLLAITSDPHVAEVLTGLGVETVPDVAGGLNAALAYGAELLRQDHPDCRIGALQADLPALRPEELDAALAAAPERAFCPDRQGTGTTLLLAGHGPLDPRFGPGSATAHAASGATELLGPWPSLRCDVDTAEDLLAAATIGLGEHTARLLTPAA from the coding sequence GTGTCCAACCGTGTCGATCTCGTGGTCCCGGTGAAGGTTCTGCTCCGGGCCAAGTCCAGGCTGCTCGGCGCCGCTGACGGCGGCGCGGGCGACCGGACCGCGCATGAACGCCTGGCCCTGGCCCTGGTGACCGACACCATGACCGCCGCGCGGGCGGCCCGTGGCGTGCGCAGGCTGCTGGCCATCACCTCGGACCCGCACGTGGCCGAGGTGCTCACCGGCCTGGGCGTGGAGACGGTGCCGGATGTGGCAGGCGGCCTGAACGCGGCCCTGGCCTACGGCGCTGAGCTGCTCCGCCAGGACCACCCGGACTGCCGGATCGGCGCCTTGCAGGCCGACCTGCCCGCCCTGCGCCCCGAGGAGCTGGACGCGGCCCTGGCCGCCGCCCCGGAACGGGCCTTCTGCCCGGACCGCCAGGGCACCGGCACCACCCTGCTGCTGGCCGGCCACGGCCCACTGGACCCACGCTTCGGCCCCGGCTCGGCAACGGCCCACGCGGCCTCCGGCGCGACGGAGCTGCTGGGCCCCTGGCCCTCCCTGCGCTGCGACGTGGACACCGCCGAGGACCTGCTCGCCGCCGCCACCATCGGCCTCGGCGAACACACCGCCCGCCTACTCACCCCAGCCGCCTAA